A portion of the Micromonospora vinacea genome contains these proteins:
- a CDS encoding FtsK/SpoIIIE domain-containing protein: MGRLASAYGQAVSSHRAARAHLDTARNALGAAPTAAAPVGDDLVTGLARLGAALATPAPGVTPLTDEPTAVRIGEASTADGAFPVLVPLGGGHHLAVDTDARDPQVAGLLRALVLRLVATAPPGQVRVAGIDTAALGATFGPLRPLLDAGVLDPPATSDAEVAALLDAAEQHARAAQHGQPAARRLLVVVATAAPPPRELARLAALTHAGPAAAVCVLLAGHPSRLPGETAPPLGGTTAVRLNQGYAHVGDPPGTPFSADGSGLAAPVLLDGDPPPASVRALAEHLGTATRRADALPFTDLLPERRWAESAGNGLRTVIGRADGAALTLAFDDATPHWLVGGRTGAGKTVFLLDVLYGLAARYSPAELQLYLLDFKEGVSFTEFVPTGRDPSWLPHARAVGIESDREYGLAVLRELRREAQRRATALKRHGVTKLADLPPDNPLPRIVTVIDEFHVLLAGNDTLARESVDLLEELARKGRSYGIHLVLASQSMTGIEALYGRAEAIFGQFALRVALPGGGGVLDQLNAAAAALPVGSAVVNTAAGAVGADTVLRFPDAHAAAADLAALRHELWQARPPGSQAPAVFKGYEAARIEDDPTFAGLRPGGRRPMALVGRTVDVHGTTALFLMDTTPGRHLAVVGTAPTGADVLRAATISLARQHTPGDARFHIACLVTVADPVADDTETLLRAAGHPVQRLDAAGLRDRITALAAEPAGREYLVVFGMDAAAPVLGATDPGTFRSGLDDLRTVLRQGPGHGVHLLGWWRGLRRLADDLGGTQNRDDVACLVALNVPGAELALHLGAHDLTYTPRPDRALLIDRHDQRTRLIVPFVGDGPEPDGER; the protein is encoded by the coding sequence GTGGGCAGGCTCGCGTCGGCGTACGGGCAGGCGGTCAGCTCCCACCGGGCGGCTCGGGCGCATCTGGACACTGCCCGCAACGCACTGGGGGCGGCACCGACCGCCGCCGCGCCGGTCGGCGACGACCTGGTGACCGGCCTCGCCCGCCTCGGCGCTGCCCTGGCCACCCCCGCCCCGGGCGTCACACCGCTGACCGACGAGCCGACAGCGGTGCGGATCGGCGAGGCGTCCACAGCGGACGGCGCCTTTCCGGTGCTGGTCCCGCTCGGCGGCGGCCACCACCTGGCAGTGGACACCGACGCCCGCGACCCGCAGGTCGCCGGGCTGCTGCGGGCGCTGGTGCTGCGGCTGGTCGCCACCGCGCCGCCCGGTCAGGTCCGCGTCGCCGGCATCGACACCGCCGCGCTCGGCGCCACCTTCGGCCCGCTGCGCCCACTGCTCGACGCCGGGGTGCTCGACCCGCCGGCCACCAGCGACGCCGAGGTGGCCGCGCTGCTGGACGCCGCCGAGCAGCACGCCCGCGCCGCGCAACACGGTCAGCCCGCCGCCCGTCGCCTGTTGGTGGTGGTCGCCACCGCCGCGCCGCCGCCGCGCGAGCTGGCCCGGCTCGCCGCGCTCACCCACGCCGGCCCGGCCGCCGCCGTGTGCGTGCTGCTCGCCGGCCACCCGTCCCGGCTGCCCGGCGAGACCGCGCCGCCGCTGGGCGGCACCACAGCGGTGCGGCTCAACCAGGGGTACGCGCACGTCGGCGACCCGCCCGGCACCCCGTTCAGCGCCGACGGCAGCGGGCTCGCCGCGCCCGTCCTGCTCGACGGCGACCCGCCGCCCGCCTCGGTACGCGCGCTCGCCGAGCACCTCGGCACCGCCACCCGTCGCGCCGACGCGTTGCCCTTCACCGACCTGCTGCCCGAACGGCGCTGGGCCGAGTCCGCCGGCAACGGCCTGCGGACGGTGATCGGCCGGGCCGACGGCGCCGCGCTGACGCTCGCCTTCGACGACGCCACCCCGCACTGGCTGGTCGGCGGGCGCACCGGCGCCGGCAAGACCGTCTTCCTGCTCGACGTCCTCTACGGGCTGGCCGCCCGCTACTCGCCGGCCGAGTTGCAGCTCTACCTGCTCGACTTCAAGGAGGGCGTGAGCTTCACCGAGTTCGTGCCCACCGGCCGGGACCCGTCCTGGCTGCCGCACGCCCGTGCCGTCGGCATCGAGTCCGACCGCGAGTACGGTCTCGCCGTGCTGCGCGAGCTGCGTCGGGAGGCGCAACGCCGGGCCACCGCACTCAAACGGCACGGCGTCACCAAGCTCGCCGACCTGCCCCCTGACAATCCGCTGCCGCGCATCGTGACAGTCATCGACGAGTTCCACGTGCTGCTCGCCGGCAACGACACGCTGGCCCGCGAGTCCGTCGACCTGCTGGAGGAGTTGGCCCGCAAGGGCCGCTCGTACGGCATCCACCTGGTGCTCGCCAGCCAGAGCATGACCGGCATCGAAGCCCTCTACGGGCGGGCCGAGGCGATCTTCGGGCAGTTCGCGTTGCGGGTGGCGCTGCCCGGCGGTGGCGGAGTGCTCGACCAGCTCAACGCCGCCGCCGCGGCCCTGCCGGTCGGCTCGGCCGTGGTCAACACCGCCGCCGGCGCGGTCGGCGCCGACACCGTGCTGCGCTTCCCCGACGCGCACGCCGCCGCGGCGGACCTCGCCGCCTTACGCCACGAGCTGTGGCAGGCCCGCCCGCCGGGCTCGCAAGCACCGGCGGTCTTCAAGGGGTACGAGGCCGCACGGATCGAGGACGACCCGACCTTCGCCGGGTTGCGCCCCGGTGGCCGACGGCCGATGGCCCTGGTCGGCCGAACCGTCGACGTGCACGGCACCACCGCTCTGTTCCTGATGGACACCACGCCCGGCCGGCACCTCGCCGTGGTGGGCACCGCACCGACCGGCGCGGACGTGCTGCGCGCCGCGACGATCAGCCTGGCCCGACAGCACACCCCCGGCGACGCCCGGTTCCACATTGCCTGCCTGGTCACCGTCGCCGACCCGGTCGCCGACGACACCGAGACGCTGCTGCGGGCCGCCGGGCACCCGGTGCAGCGCCTCGACGCGGCCGGGCTGCGCGACCGGATCACCGCGCTGGCCGCCGAGCCCGCCGGCCGCGAATACCTGGTGGTGTTCGGCATGGACGCCGCCGCGCCCGTTCTCGGGGCCACCGACCCCGGCACCTTCCGCTCCGGCCTGGACGACCTACGGACCGTCCTGCGCCAGGGCCCCGGGCACGGGGTGCACCTACTCGGCTGGTGGCGGGGGCTGCGCCGGCTCGCCGACGACCTCGGCGGCACGCAGAACCGCGACGACGTCGCCTGCCTGGTCGCGCTCAACGTGCCCGGCGCCGAGCTGGCCCTGCACCTCGGAGCGCACGACCTGACCTACACGCCCCGCCCCGACCGGGCGCTGCTGATCGACCGGCACGACCAGCGCACCCGGCTGATCGTCCCGTTCGTCGGCGACGGGCCCGAGCCGGACGGGGAGCGGTGA
- a CDS encoding M1 family metallopeptidase, whose amino-acid sequence MRRVLTAATTALTLTTAGTMLAGTPGQAAPTAWGRPVVSAAPQPGAPGLGDSYFPDYGNGGYDVEHYDVRLRYEPATDLLTGTTTILATATQDLSTFNLDFLLDVESVRVNGWAASTSTAGAHELVVTPARTVTRGQQLTIVVRYSGVPSEALVNGYTGWTRTDDGALAVNEPESAWWWFPSNDHPLDKATYDISVSVPTGVEVISNGVQPRPPLAEAGNRTRWIWRTTSPTATYLAFMAIGQYDIVTDTSPSGQPVINAYSTSLGALGPAARASIERTAEIVDWESGIFGPYPFEAQGGVAGPVDGISFALETQTRPVYGPGFWRRGANTYVVTHELAHQWFGDSVSVADWRNIWLNEGFASYAEWLWSEEQGEGTAQEVFDFTYASYPADDEFWQVLPGDPGAARVFDNAVYDRGAMTLHQLRLAVGDDAFFEILPTWTAERRYGNGTIEQFQALAERISGLDLDELFTTWLFTAGRPDVATTARKAAPPTEPKSWAKIREAHHLMSH is encoded by the coding sequence GTGCGACGAGTCCTCACGGCGGCCACCACCGCCCTGACCCTCACCACCGCCGGCACCATGCTCGCCGGCACCCCCGGCCAGGCCGCCCCGACGGCCTGGGGCCGTCCGGTCGTCTCCGCCGCGCCGCAACCCGGCGCGCCCGGACTGGGCGACAGCTACTTCCCCGACTACGGCAACGGCGGGTACGACGTCGAGCACTACGACGTCCGGCTGCGCTACGAGCCGGCCACCGATCTGCTCACCGGCACCACCACCATCCTCGCCACCGCCACCCAGGACCTCTCGACGTTCAATCTGGACTTCCTGCTCGACGTGGAGTCGGTGCGGGTCAACGGCTGGGCGGCGAGCACCAGCACCGCCGGGGCGCACGAGCTGGTGGTCACTCCGGCCCGCACGGTGACCCGTGGTCAACAGCTCACCATCGTCGTGCGCTACTCCGGTGTCCCGTCGGAAGCCCTGGTCAACGGTTACACCGGCTGGACGCGTACCGACGACGGCGCCCTCGCCGTCAACGAGCCCGAGTCGGCGTGGTGGTGGTTCCCGAGCAACGACCACCCGCTGGACAAGGCCACCTACGACATCTCGGTGTCGGTGCCCACCGGCGTCGAGGTGATCAGCAACGGCGTGCAGCCGAGACCGCCGCTGGCCGAGGCCGGCAACCGCACCCGGTGGATCTGGCGGACCACCTCCCCCACCGCCACCTACCTGGCCTTCATGGCCATCGGCCAGTACGACATCGTCACCGACACCAGCCCGAGCGGCCAGCCGGTGATCAACGCGTACAGCACCTCGCTGGGCGCCCTCGGGCCGGCCGCGCGGGCCAGCATCGAACGGACCGCCGAGATCGTCGACTGGGAGAGCGGGATCTTCGGCCCGTACCCGTTCGAGGCGCAGGGCGGCGTGGCCGGGCCGGTCGACGGCATCAGCTTCGCCCTGGAGACGCAGACCCGACCGGTGTACGGGCCGGGCTTCTGGCGACGCGGCGCCAACACCTACGTGGTGACGCACGAGCTGGCCCACCAGTGGTTCGGCGACTCGGTCTCGGTGGCCGACTGGCGCAACATCTGGCTCAACGAGGGCTTCGCCTCGTACGCCGAGTGGCTCTGGTCGGAGGAGCAGGGCGAGGGCACCGCCCAGGAGGTCTTCGACTTCACCTACGCCAGCTACCCGGCCGACGACGAGTTCTGGCAGGTGCTGCCCGGTGACCCGGGCGCCGCTCGGGTCTTCGACAACGCCGTCTACGACCGGGGCGCGATGACCCTGCACCAGCTGCGGCTGGCCGTCGGCGACGACGCGTTCTTCGAGATCCTGCCGACCTGGACCGCCGAGCGCCGGTACGGCAACGGCACCATCGAGCAGTTCCAGGCCCTGGCCGAGCGGATCTCCGGACTGGACCTGGACGAGCTCTTCACCACCTGGCTGTTCACCGCCGGTCGGCCCGACGTGGCCACCACCGCCCGCAAGGCCGCCCCGCCGACCGAGCCCAAGTCCTGGGCGAAGATCCGCGAGGCCCACCACCTGATGTCGCACTAG
- a CDS encoding MFS transporter has protein sequence MARGATFAALRHRNYRIWALAGFVSVIGTWMQVLGVNWYVLKETGSATSMGFAVLLQAAPTLLLSVWGGVLADRLPARPLLIAAQVAHAALAAGLAAVALTGVGGLPLIFAISLATGAVSAIEGPVMGRWAASLVDRETLGNALALGSLTNSAGRILGMSLGAVVVAAVGPALLFGINAASFAAVVVALFAVRPGVVPGLPVPDGGPNRGGVRAGFAYLRGQPVLLLALALSFVLGSLGRNYQVTMAAMSDGPLHGGASGYGLLSTVFAVGTVVGALVAARRRSLGYRTLVVAGLLASGLQIVAGLAPGTWSFAAVILPIAAAAVVIDTTVGTRAQLDTDGAMRGRVLAALAVTGSVSAAVGAPLLGWLAEHAGPRQTLVLAGAAAAIATTAAGVALDRQRDRVATLALVVPRPRHPVRRAAFRAARIVRPTGAVCVIAPAHAGAARPGPVRLRELATAGPTANR, from the coding sequence GTGGCCAGAGGTGCCACCTTCGCCGCGTTGCGCCACCGCAACTACCGGATCTGGGCGCTCGCCGGCTTCGTCTCCGTCATCGGCACCTGGATGCAGGTCCTCGGGGTCAACTGGTACGTCCTGAAGGAGACCGGCTCGGCGACCTCCATGGGCTTCGCCGTGCTGCTCCAGGCGGCGCCCACGTTGCTGCTCAGCGTCTGGGGCGGTGTGCTGGCCGACCGACTGCCGGCCCGCCCGCTGCTGATCGCCGCCCAGGTCGCCCACGCGGCGCTCGCCGCCGGACTGGCGGCGGTCGCCCTGACCGGGGTCGGCGGCCTGCCGCTGATCTTCGCGATCTCCCTGGCCACCGGTGCCGTCTCGGCGATCGAAGGCCCGGTGATGGGCCGCTGGGCCGCCAGCCTCGTCGACCGGGAGACGCTGGGCAACGCCCTGGCGCTCGGCTCGCTCACCAACTCCGCCGGCCGCATCCTCGGCATGAGCCTCGGTGCCGTGGTGGTGGCCGCCGTCGGCCCCGCCCTGCTCTTCGGCATCAACGCGGCCAGCTTCGCCGCCGTGGTGGTGGCGCTGTTCGCCGTACGCCCGGGAGTCGTGCCCGGTCTTCCGGTCCCGGACGGCGGACCGAACCGGGGCGGTGTCCGGGCCGGGTTCGCCTACCTGCGCGGGCAGCCGGTGCTGCTCCTCGCGCTCGCCCTGTCGTTCGTGCTCGGCAGCCTGGGCCGCAACTACCAGGTGACCATGGCCGCGATGAGCGACGGTCCACTGCACGGCGGCGCCTCCGGGTACGGCTTGCTCTCGACAGTGTTCGCTGTCGGAACGGTGGTGGGTGCGCTCGTCGCAGCCCGGCGGCGATCCCTGGGCTACCGGACGCTTGTCGTCGCGGGCCTGCTCGCCAGCGGGTTGCAGATCGTCGCCGGCCTCGCACCGGGCACCTGGAGCTTCGCCGCGGTGATCCTGCCGATCGCCGCCGCCGCAGTGGTGATCGACACCACGGTCGGCACCCGCGCCCAGCTCGACACCGACGGCGCGATGCGAGGCCGGGTGCTCGCCGCCCTGGCGGTCACCGGCTCGGTCTCCGCCGCGGTCGGCGCCCCGCTGCTCGGCTGGCTCGCCGAACACGCCGGCCCCCGGCAGACGCTCGTCCTCGCCGGAGCCGCCGCGGCGATCGCCACGACGGCGGCCGGCGTCGCCCTGGACCGGCAGCGTGACCGCGTGGCGACCCTCGCGCTGGTCGTGCCGCGACCCCGTCATCCGGTACGACGGGCGGCGTTCCGGGCCGCCCGCATCGTCCGGCCCACCGGCGCGGTCTGTGTCATCGCGCCCGCCCACGCCGGTGCGGCTCGCCCGGGACCGGTCCGGCTCAGGGAGTTGGCCACCGCCGGGCCGACGGCGAACCGCTGA
- a CDS encoding glutamate synthase subunit beta — protein MPDPNGFLRYDRRLPARRPVPVRISDWREVYPPAGEELVREQATRCMDCGIPFCHDGCPLGNRIPDWNDLVRTGNWDAAVESLHATNNFPEFTGRLCPAPCEAACVLGISGGQPVTIKQVEVEIADAAAARGFTPRPVPAPSGRSVAVVGSGPAGLAAAQQLARAGHAVTVYERDDAIGGLLRYGIPDFKLEKRHIDARLAQLTAEGVRFRTGVNVGVDVTAEQLRAEHDAVLLAAGALQGRDTPETPGRALRGVHQAMAHLVAANRAVATAATDQAGVVATGERRLAPAVLPDGTPIDAAGKHVVIIGGGDTAADCLGVAHRQGAAGVHQLDLYPQPPQERDEARDPWPTWPWVLRSYPAHEEGGERVFAVAVQEFVDDGTGQVRAVRIAEVTVEKRDGRRVVTVVPGSERELPADLVLLAIGFEGTEQQPLLAQFGVARNPRGAIDANEGWQTEADGVFVAGDMHRGASLIVWAIAEGRAAAAAIHGYLGGVGALPAPVGPTAQALAAR, from the coding sequence GTGCCTGACCCGAACGGTTTCCTGCGCTACGACCGGCGGCTGCCGGCCCGCCGCCCGGTGCCGGTGCGGATCAGCGACTGGCGGGAGGTGTACCCGCCGGCCGGTGAGGAACTGGTCCGTGAGCAGGCCACCCGATGCATGGACTGCGGCATCCCGTTCTGCCACGACGGCTGCCCGCTGGGCAACCGCATCCCGGACTGGAACGACCTCGTGCGTACCGGCAACTGGGACGCCGCGGTGGAGTCGCTGCACGCCACCAACAACTTCCCGGAGTTCACCGGCCGGCTCTGCCCGGCGCCCTGCGAGGCGGCGTGCGTGCTCGGCATCTCCGGTGGTCAACCGGTGACCATCAAGCAGGTCGAGGTGGAGATCGCCGACGCCGCCGCGGCGCGGGGGTTCACCCCCCGCCCGGTGCCGGCGCCGTCGGGCCGGTCGGTCGCCGTCGTCGGTTCCGGGCCCGCCGGCCTCGCCGCCGCCCAGCAGCTGGCCCGCGCCGGTCACGCGGTGACTGTGTACGAACGCGACGACGCGATCGGTGGCCTGCTCCGGTACGGCATCCCCGACTTCAAGTTGGAGAAGCGGCACATCGATGCCCGGTTGGCCCAGCTCACCGCCGAGGGGGTGCGCTTCCGCACCGGCGTGAACGTCGGGGTGGACGTCACCGCCGAGCAGTTGCGCGCCGAGCACGACGCGGTGTTGCTGGCGGCTGGGGCGTTGCAGGGCCGGGACACCCCGGAGACCCCGGGGCGGGCGCTTCGGGGCGTACACCAGGCGATGGCGCACCTGGTCGCGGCGAATCGCGCGGTCGCCACCGCGGCCACCGACCAGGCCGGCGTGGTGGCCACCGGTGAGCGTCGGCTGGCGCCGGCGGTGTTGCCGGACGGCACCCCGATCGACGCGGCCGGCAAGCACGTGGTGATCATCGGCGGCGGTGACACGGCGGCCGACTGTCTCGGTGTCGCGCACCGCCAGGGCGCCGCAGGCGTGCACCAGCTCGACCTGTACCCGCAGCCGCCGCAGGAACGCGACGAGGCACGCGACCCCTGGCCGACCTGGCCGTGGGTGTTGCGCAGCTACCCGGCGCACGAGGAGGGTGGCGAGCGGGTCTTCGCAGTGGCGGTGCAGGAGTTCGTGGACGACGGCACCGGTCAGGTGCGGGCGGTGCGGATCGCCGAGGTGACAGTGGAGAAGCGCGACGGCCGCCGGGTCGTCACAGTGGTGCCGGGTTCCGAGCGGGAGCTGCCGGCCGATCTGGTGCTGCTGGCGATCGGCTTCGAGGGCACCGAGCAGCAGCCGCTGCTGGCCCAGTTCGGCGTGGCCCGCAACCCTCGGGGCGCCATCGACGCCAACGAGGGCTGGCAGACCGAGGCCGACGGGGTGTTCGTGGCCGGTGACATGCACCGGGGAGCCTCGCTGATCGTCTGGGCCATCGCCGAGGGGCGGGCCGCCGCCGCCGCCATCCACGGCTATCTGGGCGGTGTTGGCGCGTTGCCGGCCCCGGTCGGCCCGACCGCGCAGGCCCTCGCCGCTCGCTGA